Part of the Nitrosophilus alvini genome, TTAAGATCATCCATATCTATATAATGCGAGCATGAAAAAATGCAAATCATTCCGTCTTTGTCAACCAATTTAAGACCGTTTACGAAAAGATCTTTAAAACCTCTGAGTGCACTTCTTTTCTTATCTTTCGATTTTGCAAACGACGGCGGGTCCAGCAATACAACATCATATTTGACTTTTTTATTCCTGAGTTCTCTTAGATAATCAAAAGCGTTTGCCTCTACTGCATCTCTCAAAGGCGCACCGTTAAGAGAGAAATTTCTTTTGGCAAGTAATAGAGCCTCTGATGAGATATCGACAATGGTAACTTCCGCCTCTTTTTTTGCAGCCGCATAAAGTCCGAATCCGCCGGCATGCGAAAAAACATCAAGAACTCTGTCTCTTTTTTTGATATATTTTGTGACAATCTCTCTGTTACGTCTCTGATCAAGATAAAATCCGGTCTTCTGTCCGCCGGTAATATCGATACAAAATTTTACATCGTTTTCTTCTATGATTATCTCATCCGGTATTTCACCTAAAACTGTCGTTTCAAAATCCGCAACCCCCTCTTTTTTCAAAGAGTAGAAATCAGCATTGACATATATGCCTTTGGGAGTGAAAATCTCTGATAAAAGCTTTAGTATTGTATCTTTTAAACGCAAGATTCCCGCTGTATTAAACTGACATGAGAGATAATCGCCATATTTGTCTACGATGAGTCCCGGTAGCATATCCGCTTCTGAGTGTATGAGTCTGTAAGCGTCACTGTTTATATTCTCTCTTTTCAAGGAAGCATCTAAAATCTTCTCTTTAAGAAACTCTTCATCTATATCTTTTACTTTAAAATCAAAGACTCTTACAGATATTATGCTATTTGTATTTATGTATCCTACAGCATATGACTTTCCAAGTTCATCTCTTACAATGACAATCTCACCTTTTTCATAATCTTCATCGGATAAAATCTCATTTTTGTAGACCCACGGGAAAAATTTTTCAAGCTTTAGAGCACTAGAACGCGATACAACAACCTCTTTCACATTTATCCTTATATATTTTCAACTGCTTTTAATACTTCCAATGCCTGAAAGTGCTCTTTCACATCATGACATCTTATGATAGAAGCACCGTTTTGGTATGCTTTCATATGAAGAGCCAAAGAGCCCGGCAGCCTCTCTTCAACAGATGATGAAACTATCATATCTATCATAGATTTCCTGCTGGCTCCTACAAGTATCTCACATCCAAATCTTTTAAATTCTGACAAATCTCTTATTATCTCAAGATTATGCTGAAGCTTTTTGCCAAAACCGATTCCGGGGTCTAGTATGATATTTTCTCTTTTTATGCCGAAAAACTCTGCTTTTTCTAATCTTTTTTCAAAAAAATCGGATATTTCGATAACCACATCTTCATATTCAGGATTTTTCTGCATGGTTTTGGGCTCGCCTTTCATATGCATTATAACAGCTTTGGCATCATGTTTTGCGACAATTTTTGCAACTTCCTCATCTTTTAACCCAGTAATATCATTTGCGATTTTAAAGCCTCTTTGAAGTGCATACTCTATGACTTTCGGCCTGAAACTGTCTATACTAAATAGCGCTTTTTCGTATAGTTTTGAAGAATATATCACATCAATAACAGGTTTTACCCTTTGAAGCTCATCTTCTTCGTTTACCGGTTCACTTCCCGGCCTGCTTGAGACTCCGCCTATATCTATGATATCCGCGCCCTCTTCTATCATCCTCTCGACGGCTTTTATAGCATTTGCCTCTTTAAATCTGCTTCCTGGATAAAAACTGTCCTCGTTTGCATTTATAACGCCCATAATTTTTAGTGGATACTCTTTTTCGCGCAGATACTGCTGCAGTCTTTTTGCCAACTCTTTAAGTCCGAAAGGCTGTGCAAGCTCTTTTCTTGAAAGCTGCTCTATCTCTCTTTTTGTCCCTATGAGAAGTGCATCCACTCTTTTGTCCGAACAGATAATCGTACCACGGGGTACAGCAAGATCTGCACCCAAAGAAAGGGCATCCTGTTTTAGAATATTCGCCGCTCCCACATGCATACCCTTAATAAAAAAAAGAGATAGGGTACTTTTTTTGGACATTATTTTTATTCCTGGCTTTTCTACATCCAGTTTTTTCAAAAAGAGACCGATATCTTTGATATCAATTTTCTTTATTTTCATATTACTTCTTTCTCTTTTTTGCTTTCAGAAGCATCAGAAGTACAGCTGTAAGGACGTTCTTGATACTGGCATTTAGTTCAAGAAGCCTGTATGCTTTTGAAAAGAATTCCAGCTCTTTTTCATTCAGCACAATATTGTTTTCAACACTTTTTTTAATAAGCAATTCTATAATTTTTTTTGCATCTTTTCTCTCAAGACGCTGATTTTCCTTTACAAATGAATAGATCTGGGCAAGATCGAGTCTGTCAATATCCAACGGAAGCTCAAAATCATCTTTTCTGCTTTTAAGAGACTTTAGAGGAAGTCTGGAACGAATCGTGGGCAAAAGGGAGGATTTTGATTTTGCCATCATTATAAAAATTATGTTTTTAGGGGGTTCTTCAAGAATTTTAAGAAGAGTATTCTGTGAGTAAATATTGTATTTTTCTGCGGCAAGGATGATGTATTTCAAAGATTCACTCGCTATATAAGCCTCTTTGATAACATCTTTCGCATCATCTATTTTAAACTCGTCTCGCCTAAAAATATGCAAAAAAGCAGGCTTTATATTATCTTTGAAAAACTCTTCGATTTTCTCAAAATCTTCAGTGATTATTATCTGGCTTTTGAGTTCAATTTTATCTGCCAACTGCAAGCCTTATAGTTTTATTTCCACTTCTCCGAACATTGCCGCATCTATACTTTTGTCAAAAAGCCTAAAAAGCTGGAAAAGTTTTAGATCTAGCAGATCATCAAAAGATTTGAGATAGAAGCTGTTTTGCATCTCCTCATCCATTATCCACAAAAAACTGTCATCTTTTCTTTTTGCAATCTGACATCTAGGGCTTTCGCTTTTGCCGATATACCAGAAAAAATAATCATCTTTGAAAGAGAGTGAAAGCATATCATATAAAATATCTACATCTTCGGCTTTTTTGATTCTGTCTATATAGGGATAAAGATCTTTTAGCCGATAGAAAGGCAGTAAAGGCCTGTTTTTATGAGGTCTGTTTATAGATGAGAGTATATAATCTCCAAACCATTCTCTTTCTTCATCTGTTACAATTATTACACTCTGGCCGCTTAAAAGCTTTTCAAGTGCACTTACTGCAAGAGGCATCCAGTCGTAACGCCTCTCTTCAAGCCAACTCATTAAAGCATCGTCATATCTGATGGTGTTAAGCGTCCACCTGTCAAACTCTTGCATAATTTTCCTTGCTTTTCAAATGGGCTATTTGTCCAACTCATAAGCCCTATGCAATGCTCTTACCGCCAATTCACTGTATTTTTCATCGATAATCATGGAGATTTTTATCTCACTTGTGCTGATCATCATTATATTGATATTTTCCTGAGCCAAAGTCTCAAATGCTTTTGAAGCTACTCCGCTGTGAGATTTCATACCTACGCCTACAATTGATACTTTAGCTATATTGCTGTCATAATCAACAGACTCATAATCCTCTTTAAACTGTTCCATTACCTGTTTTGCGCGTTCTAATTCACTTTGGGGCACAGTAAAATCAAGGTTTGTCTTTCCATCATGCCCTATGGTTTGAACTATCATGTCTACATTTATATTTTCGCCTGCAAGAGCTTTAAACAGCTCCGCAGCAATACCAGGCCTGTCTTTTACACCTCTAAGACTCACACGTGCCTGATTTTTATCGAGTGCAATTCCGCTGACAAGTGGCTTTTCCATAATATCCTCTTCCTTTGTTATTATAGTTCCCGGATTCTCGTTGAAACTGCTTTTGGCTTCTATGATAACACCTAGTTTTTTTGCAAGTTCTACTGACCGGTTTTGTAAAACTTTGGCACCGAGACTGGCAAGCTCTAACATTTCGTCATAACTGATTTTTTCAAGCTTTTTTGCTCTGGGCTCGATTCTTGGGTCTGTAGTATAGACGCCGTCAACATCGGAATATATTTCACATCTGCCCGCTCCAAGCGCTCCGGCTATAGCAACAGCGGTGAGGTCGCTTCCTCCGCGCCCCAGCGTAGTAACTTTTCCATCTTTTGTAATCCCTTGAAAACCGGCAACTACTACGATTTTGCCTTCTTTTACGGCATTTTCTATAGGTTTTGGATCAATTTTTTCTATCCTTGCGGTCGTATGCGCCTCATCCGTGACGATTCCCGCCTGTCTGCCGGTCATTGCAACAGTAGGATACCCCATCTCATTCAAAGCGATAGAAAGCAGAGCGGATGTAACTCTCTCTCCGGAACTGAGCAGCAGATCCATATCTCTTCTGCTCGGAGTCGGGCTGAAATGTTTCGCATATTCTATAAGTTTGTTTGTTTCCCCGCTCATTGCTGATACTACGACAACCACATCGTTGCCCTGGGCTCTTGTTTTGGCAACCCTTTTTGCTACGTTCTCTATCCTTTCAAGGGTTCCTACGCTTGTTCCTCCGTATTTTTGAACGATAAGCATACCTTCTCCGTTTTTGGTAATTCGTAATTCGTGATTCGTAATTGGTGATTGGTGATTCGTGATCGGTTTCACTCACACTCATTCACTCAAATATATCCTTCTTTTCTGAAATATTCAAGAACTTTTTTGTATATCGGTCTTTTAAAATATGTTATATAGCGAAAAATTTTATGATATGGCACAAATTTGTATTCGATAAATTCGGGCTCTTTCGTCTTGAGGTTTATTTTTGCACCCGGTTTGAGTCTGACTAAAAAATATTTCTGTTTCTGCCCGTCATACGGATACATCTTCTTGGCTATCATTTTTGGAAAGTCGTAGCTGACCCAGCCGGGATATTCGGCAATTATCTCTATTTCATCCGTGCCGATCTCTTCTTTGAGTTCCCTGAAAAGTGCTTCTCTTGGACTCTCCCCTTCATCTATACCACCCTGAGGAAACTGCCAGGCACCGGCTACATCGTTTCTTGACGCAATAAAAAATTCCACTTTTTCCGGATATTTTGCTGACAATATTATCGCTGCGACGTTGGGCCGATACCTTTTTTCCTCGCTCATTTCCCCTCTTTCCGGGGCAGATTGCAAGAGGTGAGAAGTGAGTACGAAAACTCAATTCTCATCTCCTGTCATACCCCACTCTTTTCAATGAGTGATATAATATCCCAAATCTATTTAAAAAAGGATAAATGGTTGCTTTTATACTTGCATATACCTTTTTGCGACAGTAAGTGCCACTACTGCAGTTTTAACTCGTATGTGGAAAAAACTTATCTAAAAAAGGAATATTTTGAAGCTGTAAAAAAACAGCTTATATACGAGATAGAAAGATTTAATGTGAAAAAAAATTCCATTGAAACAGTTTTTATCGGGGGAGGAACCCCATCTACCGTGGAAGTTTCATTTTACGAAAAGTTTTTTGAAACACTCTTGCCATATCTAAAAAAAGATATAGAGATTACAATTGAAGCAAATCCAAACAGTGCCAAACAAGAGTGGCTAAAAGGGATACGCTCTTTGGGAGTAAACAGGATAAGTTTCGGTGTACAGAGCTTTAATGACAAAAAACTGAAGTTTTTGGGAAGAACACACAGTTCAAAACAGGCGGTCAACGCTATCTATAATGCAAAAGAAGCAGGATTTTACAATATATCTTTAGATCTGATCTACGCAACTGCAATGGACAGTAAAGAGCTGTTGCAAAAAGATATAGAGATTGCATTTTCTCTTCCTATAAACCATCTTAGTGCATATTCACTTACAATAGAGGAAGGGACACCTTTTTCAAAAACTCCGCAGGTGCAAAAAGATGAAGAAAATATTGCATTCTGGTTTGCGGATGAGATAAAAAAAAGAGGATTTGAGCAGTATGAGATTTCAAACTTCGGAAAATACAGATCCAAGCATAACCTTGGCTACTGGAGATACAAAGATTATATCGGTATAGGAAGCGGTGCGGTCGGTTTTTTGAAAAACAGAAGATTTTATCCTTCAAAAAGTCCGGAAGAATATATAAAAAATCCTCTGAAAACAGATACAGAAATATTAACGGAACAAGATATCATTACGGAAAAAATTTTTCTTGGATTAAGAAGCATAGTCGGCGTAAACAGAAAAGTTTTGAAAAAAGAGCAGATTGAAAAGTTTGAAATTCTTGTAAAAAACGGAAAAATTTTTGAAAAAAACGGGATATATTACAACAACAACTATTTTTTGGCTGATGAGATTTCACTTTTTGTATTGAATTAGTGCATAATTCGGGTTTAATATCTTTTAGTGTAAAATTTGAGTCCGTTTATCAAGATTGTATGAACCGGATTCAAGAAAAACTGCCCAAAAAAGTTTTTCGACTTAAACTCACCGATATTTTTTTAAAAGGTTGGCTATGTTTGGAATGGGCTTTACCGAAATCCTTATGATTGCAATTATTGCCATTGTCTTTTTGGGGCCTGAAAAACTGCCCAATTTTCTCATAGATATGGCCAAGTTTTTCAAAAGTGTAAAAAGAGCAATAAACGATGCCAAATCTTCACTAGAAGAAGAGATAAAGATATCAGAGCTCAAAGAAGAAGCGTCCCAGTATAAGAAAAAACTGACAAGTGCCACTCAAGAGATAGAAGAACTGAAAGCTCTGAGTGAATTAAAAGAAATCAAAGATGAAGTAAAAGAGATTCAAAAGGGTCTTGAAGATAAAGAGATTGAAAGAGAAGTTGTAGATTTTAAAAAAACAGACCTTGATGATAAGGATAAAGTAAATGTTTGAAGAGTTAAAACCGCATCTGGCCGAACTTAGAAAAAGACTACTCATTTCCATTTTAACCGTTCTTGTAATGTTTTTTGTATGTTTTGGTTTTTGGGAACAGATTCTTGACTGGATGATAACACCTTTGAAAGATGTTTTACCGGCGGGCAGCAATGTTATTTTCACAAAAGTGGGAGAAGCATTTTTTACTGCACTCAAAGTATCTTTTTTTGCTGCACTGATTTTATCTTTACCTGTAATTTTCTGGCAACTTTGGCTTTTTATAGCTCCCGGACTATATGAACACGAAAAAAAATTTGTTCTTCCATTTGTAATATCTGCAACAATCATGTTCATTTCCGGAGCACTTTTTGCATACTACATAGTCTTTCCGTTTGGTTTCGGTTATCTGATCAACTTCGGAAGCCAACTTTTTACCGCACTTCCAAGCATCGGGGAATATGTTGGCTTTTTTACAAAGCTAATGTTCGGTTTCGGTCTGTCGTTTGAGCTTCCCGTTATAACTTTTTTCCTGGCACTTCTTGGACTCGTAACTGACGAAAGTCTAAAATCATTTTTTAAATATGCAATTTTAATCATTTTCGTTATCGCAGCTCTTTTGACCCCTCCTGATGTACTTTCCCAGCTTTTAATGGCAGGGCCGTTGATACTTCTTTACGGTGTTTCCATCCTTATTGCAAAAATCGTAAACCCTGCTAAAGAAGAGGAAGAGGAGGAAGAAGAAAAAGAGCAGAAAGCCGCTGATGCTTGA contains:
- the folP gene encoding dihydropteroate synthase, whose amino-acid sequence is MKIKKIDIKDIGLFLKKLDVEKPGIKIMSKKSTLSLFFIKGMHVGAANILKQDALSLGADLAVPRGTIICSDKRVDALLIGTKREIEQLSRKELAQPFGLKELAKRLQQYLREKEYPLKIMGVINANEDSFYPGSRFKEANAIKAVERMIEEGADIIDIGGVSSRPGSEPVNEEDELQRVKPVIDVIYSSKLYEKALFSIDSFRPKVIEYALQRGFKIANDITGLKDEEVAKIVAKHDAKAVIMHMKGEPKTMQKNPEYEDVVIEISDFFEKRLEKAEFFGIKRENIILDPGIGFGKKLQHNLEIIRDLSEFKRFGCEILVGASRKSMIDMIVSSSVEERLPGSLALHMKAYQNGASIIRCHDVKEHFQALEVLKAVENI
- a CDS encoding DNA polymerase III subunit delta', encoding MADKIELKSQIIITEDFEKIEEFFKDNIKPAFLHIFRRDEFKIDDAKDVIKEAYIASESLKYIILAAEKYNIYSQNTLLKILEEPPKNIIFIMMAKSKSSLLPTIRSRLPLKSLKSRKDDFELPLDIDRLDLAQIYSFVKENQRLERKDAKKIIELLIKKSVENNIVLNEKELEFFSKAYRLLELNASIKNVLTAVLLMLLKAKKRKK
- a CDS encoding aspartate kinase, translating into MLIVQKYGGTSVGTLERIENVAKRVAKTRAQGNDVVVVVSAMSGETNKLIEYAKHFSPTPSRRDMDLLLSSGERVTSALLSIALNEMGYPTVAMTGRQAGIVTDEAHTTARIEKIDPKPIENAVKEGKIVVVAGFQGITKDGKVTTLGRGGSDLTAVAIAGALGAGRCEIYSDVDGVYTTDPRIEPRAKKLEKISYDEMLELASLGAKVLQNRSVELAKKLGVIIEAKSSFNENPGTIITKEEDIMEKPLVSGIALDKNQARVSLRGVKDRPGIAAELFKALAGENINVDMIVQTIGHDGKTNLDFTVPQSELERAKQVMEQFKEDYESVDYDSNIAKVSIVGVGMKSHSGVASKAFETLAQENINIMMISTSEIKISMIIDEKYSELAVRALHRAYELDK
- a CDS encoding RNA pyrophosphohydrolase — encoded protein: MSEEKRYRPNVAAIILSAKYPEKVEFFIASRNDVAGAWQFPQGGIDEGESPREALFRELKEEIGTDEIEIIAEYPGWVSYDFPKMIAKKMYPYDGQKQKYFLVRLKPGAKINLKTKEPEFIEYKFVPYHKIFRYITYFKRPIYKKVLEYFRKEGYI
- a CDS encoding class I SAM-dependent rRNA methyltransferase — protein: MKEVVVSRSSALKLEKFFPWVYKNEILSDEDYEKGEIVIVRDELGKSYAVGYINTNSIISVRVFDFKVKDIDEEFLKEKILDASLKRENINSDAYRLIHSEADMLPGLIVDKYGDYLSCQFNTAGILRLKDTILKLLSEIFTPKGIYVNADFYSLKKEGVADFETTVLGEIPDEIIIEENDVKFCIDITGGQKTGFYLDQRRNREIVTKYIKKRDRVLDVFSHAGGFGLYAAAKKEAEVTIVDISSEALLLAKRNFSLNGAPLRDAVEANAFDYLRELRNKKVKYDVVLLDPPSFAKSKDKKRSALRGFKDLFVNGLKLVDKDGMICIFSCSHYIDMDDLKDIALKASKDTGIRLEVMEHLYQDTDHPYILNIPHSLYLKGILFKRNG
- the hemW gene encoding radical SAM family heme chaperone HemW; its protein translation is MLLYLHIPFCDSKCHYCSFNSYVEKTYLKKEYFEAVKKQLIYEIERFNVKKNSIETVFIGGGTPSTVEVSFYEKFFETLLPYLKKDIEITIEANPNSAKQEWLKGIRSLGVNRISFGVQSFNDKKLKFLGRTHSSKQAVNAIYNAKEAGFYNISLDLIYATAMDSKELLQKDIEIAFSLPINHLSAYSLTIEEGTPFSKTPQVQKDEENIAFWFADEIKKRGFEQYEISNFGKYRSKHNLGYWRYKDYIGIGSGAVGFLKNRRFYPSKSPEEYIKNPLKTDTEILTEQDIITEKIFLGLRSIVGVNRKVLKKEQIEKFEILVKNGKIFEKNGIYYNNNYFLADEISLFVLN
- the tatC gene encoding twin-arginine translocase subunit TatC, giving the protein MFEELKPHLAELRKRLLISILTVLVMFFVCFGFWEQILDWMITPLKDVLPAGSNVIFTKVGEAFFTALKVSFFAALILSLPVIFWQLWLFIAPGLYEHEKKFVLPFVISATIMFISGALFAYYIVFPFGFGYLINFGSQLFTALPSIGEYVGFFTKLMFGFGLSFELPVITFFLALLGLVTDESLKSFFKYAILIIFVIAALLTPPDVLSQLLMAGPLILLYGVSILIAKIVNPAKEEEEEEEEKEQKAADA
- the tatB gene encoding Sec-independent protein translocase protein TatB → MFGMGFTEILMIAIIAIVFLGPEKLPNFLIDMAKFFKSVKRAINDAKSSLEEEIKISELKEEASQYKKKLTSATQEIEELKALSELKEIKDEVKEIQKGLEDKEIEREVVDFKKTDLDDKDKVNV
- a CDS encoding HobA family DNA replication regulator, coding for MQEFDRWTLNTIRYDDALMSWLEERRYDWMPLAVSALEKLLSGQSVIIVTDEEREWFGDYILSSINRPHKNRPLLPFYRLKDLYPYIDRIKKAEDVDILYDMLSLSFKDDYFFWYIGKSESPRCQIAKRKDDSFLWIMDEEMQNSFYLKSFDDLLDLKLFQLFRLFDKSIDAAMFGEVEIKL